Proteins encoded together in one Diabrotica undecimpunctata isolate CICGRU chromosome 3, icDiaUnde3, whole genome shotgun sequence window:
- the LOC140436114 gene encoding uncharacterized protein, with translation MPLRPIVSSIGSPTQPLAKFLANQLQPYAEEADSYVKNAGHFIERIKDVTLDPGHLLVSFDVVSLFTNVPVEESLEIIGKKYPIPPDTLNLTRHCLNNTYFIYKDQRYKQVEGAPMGSPLSPVIANLFMQEIEIRAITTAEYKPKLWLRYVDDTFIIWTHGEEKLNTFLNHINTIHPKIQFTMELEKDQQLPFLDVLIIKKTDGTLGYTVFLYDYKIVNVCNAILIKV, from the coding sequence ATGCCACTACGACCAATAGTTAGTTCAATCGGATCACCCACACAGCCGCTCGCAAAGTTCTTAGCCAATCAGTTACAACCGTACGCagaggaagcggattcttacgtcaagaacgcagGCCACTTCATCGAGCGTATAAAGGACGTGACTCTTGACCCGGGACATTTGCTAGTGAGTTTTGACGTGGTGTCACTTTTTACTAACGTCCCAGTAGAAGAATCGTTAGAGATTATAGGAAAAAAATACCCAATACCACCGGATACACTAAACCTAACGAGACACTGCCTCAACAACACATATTTCATATACAAAGACCaaaggtacaaacaagtcgaGGGAGCACccatgggttcaccactgtcaccgGTGATAGCAAATCTGTTtatgcaagaaatagaaatacgagCAATAACAACGGCAGAGTATAAACCGAAACTATGGTTGAGATACGTGGACGACACCTTCATTATCTGGACACATGGggaagaaaaactaaatacattccTAAATCACATTAACACCATCCACCCCAAAATTCAGTTTACTATGGAACTAGAGAAAGACCAACAGCTACCGTTTTTGGATGTTTTAATAATCAAGAAAACAGATGGAACTTTAGGATACACG